The proteins below come from a single Rosa rugosa chromosome 2, drRosRugo1.1, whole genome shotgun sequence genomic window:
- the LOC133734645 gene encoding type I inositol polyphosphate 5-phosphatase 2-like, whose translation MYINMIFIGSDPPSFGYQLRHRRGKSETTRAQYINTKDVRLTISTWNVAGRVPDENLDIDDWISSEEPSGIYIFG comes from the exons ATGTACATAAATATGATATTTATTGGTTCAGATCCGCCTTCTTTTGGCTATCAGTTAAGACATAGGAGAGGAAAATCAGAAACTACTCGTGCTCAGTACATAAACACAAAGGATGTGAG GCTGACAATAAGCACTTGGAATGTTGCTGGAAGAGTTCCGGATGAAAACCTTGATATTGATGATTGGATTTCTTCAGAAGAGCCATCGGGTATCTACATTTTCGG GTGA
- the LOC133730546 gene encoding uncharacterized protein LOC133730546 — MAIQAVSAPVFDSLYLIDQACHADPEAQSIIQALTQGNPTKKGFTLPNDRLLYKGRFFVPSISEWKPKILHEFHSSLLAGHSGYMRTLNRLSRSFAWPGMHRDVKTFVKACDQSFFKLQGSTLCRSSTYHPQSDSQTEVINRTLEHYLRCFIADKPSNWSALLHWAKWWYNTTYHATIKMTPFEAFYGQPPPSIFKNLPGTTQVHAVDVALK; from the exons ATGGCAATCCAAGCTGTTTCAGCTCCGGTTTTCGACAGCCTTTACTTGATCGATCAGGCCTGTCATGCTGACCCTGAAGCACAGTCAATCATACAAGCTCTTACCCAAGGGAATCCCACCAAGAAGGGCTTTACTCTACCCAATGACCGCCTACTCTACAAAGGGAGGTTCTTCGTACCCAGCATATCCGAGTGGAAACCCAAAATACTACATGAGTTTCACTCCTCCCTCCTAGCAGGACACTCTGGATACATGAGGACTCTAAATCGCCTCTCTCGCAGCTTTGCGTGGCCGGGAATGCATAGAGATGTCAAGACATTTGTGAAGGCTTGTGATCAAT CCTTCTTCAAGCTCCAAGGCTCCACCCTCTGCCGTAGTTCGACCTATCATCCCCAATCCGACAGTCAGACGGAGGTCATTAACCGCACCCTTGAACACTACTTAAGATGTTTTATTGCTGACAAACCTTCCAATTGGAGTGCACTTCTGCACTGGGCAAAGTGGTGGTATAACACCACTTACCATGCCACCATCAAGATGACTCCTTTTGAGGCCTTTTATGGCCAGCCGCCACCATCAATCTTCAAGAACTTGCCGGGCACAACTCAGGTTCATGCTGTTGACGTTGCACTCAAGTAG